One Chloroflexota bacterium DNA window includes the following coding sequences:
- a CDS encoding ABC transporter ATP-binding protein — protein sequence MLKVEGIHTYYGLSHILFGVSLEVARGQAVCLLGRNGAGKTTTLKSIVGLTPPRAGRVIFKDQVVNGRESYQLARLGIAYVPDDRRIFADLTVRENLDIAARGRGWDLARVYELFPQLKAMETRRGGYLSGGEQKMLAISRALMGNPDFLLLDEPMEGLAPVMVQTLEDRIKQLKQTGLTVLIAEQNIASALALSDRVYVIDDGHIRFHGTVEEFNRNEEIRKKYLQV from the coding sequence GTGCTTAAGGTCGAGGGCATTCACACCTACTATGGCTTGAGCCACATTTTGTTCGGCGTGTCGCTCGAGGTCGCGCGCGGGCAAGCGGTCTGCTTACTGGGTCGCAACGGCGCAGGCAAGACGACGACACTAAAAAGCATTGTCGGGTTGACGCCGCCGCGCGCGGGCAGAGTGATTTTCAAAGATCAGGTCGTCAATGGACGCGAATCGTATCAGCTGGCGCGGCTCGGCATCGCCTACGTGCCGGACGACCGGCGCATCTTTGCGGATTTGACCGTGCGCGAAAATCTCGACATAGCCGCGCGCGGGCGCGGCTGGGATCTCGCGCGCGTGTACGAATTGTTTCCGCAATTGAAAGCGATGGAGACGCGGCGCGGCGGCTATCTCAGCGGCGGCGAACAAAAAATGCTCGCGATCAGCCGTGCGTTGATGGGCAATCCGGATTTTCTCTTGCTCGACGAGCCGATGGAAGGACTCGCGCCGGTGATGGTGCAAACGCTCGAAGACCGCATCAAGCAACTCAAGCAAACTGGGTTGACCGTGCTCATCGCGGAACAAAACATCGCGTCCGCGCTCGCGTTGAGCGACCGCGTCTACGTGATTGACGATGGGCACATTCGCTTCCACGGCACGGTCGAGGAATTCAATCGGAACGAAGAGATTCGGAAAAAGTATTTGCAGGTGTAG